One Deltaproteobacteria bacterium DNA segment encodes these proteins:
- a CDS encoding response regulator yields MKNILIVEDDVMLLKMLSEFITSSLPDTNVVTFSSAEDFKASINDVKPDMALFDVMLKNESGIELSKELKHRYPLTGIMVMTGYPELSIAVDAIKIGVHDFIIKPFEPSLLLEKIKELYKNKRQQRENLLIELRQNLYEKIISQELDALKNNFLSIIEIKDPALELHTKRVNLISMRIGKRMTLSAEQLDILYWASIFHDIGKLAISDYVLLKPSSLTEEEREIVKMHTVYGEQILREQKPFNNISNIVRSHHEWVNGDGYPDNLKGHDIPVQARIIAIADAYDAMRSKRLYRPAKNLQESIYEIKLHESTQFDPNVTEVFFDLLREGVIDDNAYDKKGKSK; encoded by the coding sequence ATGAAAAATATACTAATAGTAGAAGATGATGTGATGCTGCTTAAAATGCTTTCCGAATTTATAACATCGAGTCTTCCAGATACAAATGTCGTCACCTTTTCAAGTGCAGAAGATTTTAAAGCAAGTATAAATGATGTCAAGCCGGACATGGCATTATTTGATGTGATGCTTAAAAACGAAAGCGGTATCGAATTATCTAAAGAATTGAAGCATAGGTATCCATTAACGGGTATAATGGTTATGACAGGATATCCCGAATTATCCATTGCTGTCGATGCAATCAAAATTGGCGTGCATGATTTCATAATAAAGCCGTTTGAACCATCGTTATTGTTAGAAAAGATTAAAGAGCTATACAAAAATAAGAGGCAGCAAAGGGAAAACCTTTTGATTGAATTGAGACAGAATTTATATGAAAAGATTATCTCGCAGGAACTCGATGCTTTAAAAAATAACTTCCTCTCTATTATTGAAATCAAGGATCCGGCACTTGAACTGCACACCAAACGGGTAAATTTGATTTCAATGCGGATCGGTAAACGCATGACACTTTCTGCAGAACAACTCGACATACTTTATTGGGCATCCATTTTTCACGATATAGGTAAACTGGCTATATCCGATTATGTCCTGCTTAAACCTTCTTCTCTTACGGAGGAAGAAAGAGAAATCGTTAAGATGCATACCGTTTACGGCGAGCAGATACTGAGAGAACAAAAGCCATTCAATAATATATCCAATATTGTAAGAAGCCATCATGAATGGGTAAACGGTGACGGTTATCCGGATAATCTTAAAGGTCATGATATTCCAGTCCAGGCAAGGATTATAGCTATTGCAGATGCTTACGATGCAATGAGGTCAAAACGTTTGTATAGACCGGCAAAAAACCTTCAGGAATCAATTTATGAAATAAAATTACATGAGAGCACGCAGTTTGATCCGAACGTGACTGAGGTATTTTTTGATCTGCTCAGAGAAGGGGTGATCGATGATAATGCTTATGACAAAAAGGGAAAGTCTAAATGA
- the ligA gene encoding NAD-dependent DNA ligase LigA: MKQHDAEKRITELRRILDHHNYLYYVLDSPEISDDEYDRLFRELKMFEEQYPQFLDPNSPTRRVGAKPLEKFSQVKHTVPMLSLDNAFSNEEFNQFVDRINRFLGREGPYDFVGEPKLDGLGVELIYESGVFKIGSTRGDGNVGEDVTQNLRTIKAIPMYLIEGRYPTPKRIEVRGEVIMNKKDFLSLNTRREEQGEPLFSNPRNAAAGSLRQLDPKITARRNLDIILYAAGSYDGVEFKTHLEMLEHFKAWGMKTNPLNKLLHTKDDVFKYFSDIEKKRDDLPYECDGVVFKINSLSLQRFLGEVSRNPRWAIAYKFKPRTAMTKVLDIVPQVGRTGILTPVALLEPVNIGGARIQRSTLHNQSELDKKDIRIGDTVVVERAGDVIPEVVNVVKEKRTGKEVPFHMPDKCPVCGSKIEKLEDDIFYRCINISCPAQVKEKIRHFAQRGAMNIEGLGEKWISTLVDKNIVQDVASLYALKKEDIISMERMGDVLAKKLTDAVQKSRGAQLDRFIFALGILHVGEHIAKTLAMKFKSIDDLEKATKEELQQIEGIGPEIAESIHDFFYTKENQILLGKLMSFLNITNPYEGAVTGHLKGMRFIFTGGLTALSRDQAKQLVEQNGGSVTESISKKVDYVVAGDQPGSKLDKARSFGLKILSEDEFLKLVRDQK, encoded by the coding sequence ATGAAACAGCACGATGCTGAAAAAAGAATAACAGAGCTAAGGAGGATACTGGATCACCATAATTATCTTTACTACGTGCTTGATTCACCTGAGATCTCTGATGATGAGTACGACCGCCTGTTCAGGGAATTAAAAATGTTTGAAGAGCAGTATCCTCAATTCTTAGACCCAAATTCCCCTACACGGCGTGTCGGGGCAAAGCCGCTCGAGAAGTTCAGCCAGGTAAAACATACAGTCCCCATGCTCAGCCTCGACAATGCGTTTTCCAACGAAGAATTCAATCAGTTTGTGGATCGAATAAACAGATTTCTCGGCAGGGAAGGGCCTTATGATTTTGTCGGGGAGCCCAAGCTTGACGGGCTCGGTGTCGAGCTCATTTATGAAAGCGGTGTGTTCAAGATCGGTTCTACAAGGGGTGATGGTAATGTCGGAGAGGACGTAACACAAAATTTAAGGACAATTAAGGCCATACCCATGTATCTTATTGAGGGCAGGTATCCAACTCCTAAAAGGATTGAGGTGCGAGGAGAGGTGATCATGAACAAGAAGGACTTCCTGAGCCTGAATACCCGGCGTGAGGAACAGGGGGAGCCTTTATTCAGTAATCCAAGAAACGCTGCAGCCGGTTCCCTCAGGCAACTTGATCCTAAGATCACAGCCCGGCGTAATCTCGATATAATCTTATACGCAGCAGGCAGTTATGACGGCGTAGAGTTCAAAACCCATTTGGAGATGCTTGAACATTTTAAGGCATGGGGCATGAAGACGAACCCTCTTAATAAACTACTGCACACAAAGGATGATGTGTTTAAATATTTCTCGGATATAGAAAAAAAAAGGGACGACCTTCCCTACGAATGCGATGGGGTCGTTTTTAAGATAAATTCCCTGTCTCTTCAGAGGTTCCTTGGTGAGGTTTCACGCAATCCGCGATGGGCAATAGCTTACAAGTTCAAACCCAGGACAGCAATGACGAAAGTACTGGACATAGTACCTCAGGTCGGCAGGACCGGTATACTAACCCCTGTTGCACTGCTTGAGCCGGTCAATATCGGAGGTGCAAGGATACAGCGTTCAACGCTGCACAACCAGAGTGAATTGGACAAAAAGGATATACGGATAGGTGATACGGTCGTTGTGGAGAGAGCAGGTGACGTTATACCTGAGGTTGTAAACGTTGTTAAGGAAAAAAGGACCGGTAAAGAGGTACCCTTTCATATGCCTGATAAATGTCCGGTATGCGGTTCTAAAATTGAGAAACTCGAAGACGATATATTTTACAGATGCATAAATATTTCATGCCCGGCCCAGGTTAAAGAAAAAATACGGCATTTCGCACAGCGCGGTGCAATGAACATTGAAGGGCTTGGAGAAAAATGGATCAGCACTCTTGTTGATAAAAACATTGTTCAGGATGTCGCATCGCTTTACGCATTGAAAAAGGAAGATATCATATCCATGGAGCGAATGGGCGATGTGCTTGCGAAAAAACTCACCGATGCTGTCCAAAAAAGCAGGGGTGCACAGCTTGACAGGTTTATCTTTGCCCTCGGCATACTGCATGTGGGAGAGCACATAGCAAAGACACTCGCTATGAAGTTTAAGAGTATCGATGACCTTGAAAAGGCAACAAAAGAGGAACTTCAGCAAATCGAAGGCATAGGCCCTGAGATTGCCGAGAGTATTCATGATTTCTTTTATACGAAAGAGAATCAGATTCTTCTCGGGAAATTAATGTCATTCCTCAACATTACGAACCCGTATGAAGGAGCCGTCACCGGGCACCTGAAGGGCATGAGGTTTATCTTTACCGGCGGACTTACCGCGCTTTCACGGGATCAGGCAAAACAGCTTGTCGAGCAAAACGGGGGCAGTGTCACGGAATCGATTAGTAAAAAGGTTGATTATGTCGTTGCCGGGGATCAACCCGGCTCG
- a CDS encoding type IV pilus twitching motility protein PilT, with amino-acid sequence MAKIDGLLKLLKEKKGSDLHIAVGSPPIIRMHGDLVKTEFRELTQNDMESLILEVMDENGKQSFLQNKEYDFAYELKGTARFRVNAFLQRRGMAAVLRMIPSAVPKLEELGMPDVIKLFCNYEKGLILVTGPTGSGKSTTLAALIDFINRTSSEHILTLEDPIEFVHQNVGCLVNQRQIGDHTNSFAAALRSALREDPDVILVGEMRDLETIALAITAAETGHLVFGTLHTSSASKTVDRIIDAFPKDQQEQIRTMLSESLKAVIAQQLIKTADGNGRIAAIEIMVSNPAVSNLIRESKTFQIPSIIQTGKKDGMQLMDQSILDLLKMKKITPLDAYAHANNKSIFEQYIPKSANDSLT; translated from the coding sequence ATGGCAAAGATTGATGGTTTATTAAAGTTACTCAAAGAAAAAAAGGGCTCAGACCTCCATATAGCAGTAGGTTCTCCACCTATTATTAGAATGCACGGAGATCTCGTAAAAACAGAATTCAGAGAGCTTACTCAAAACGATATGGAATCATTGATACTCGAAGTTATGGATGAGAATGGCAAGCAATCGTTCTTACAAAATAAAGAATATGATTTTGCATATGAACTCAAAGGGACGGCAAGGTTCAGGGTTAATGCATTTCTTCAAAGAAGAGGTATGGCAGCAGTGTTAAGGATGATTCCGTCGGCCGTACCAAAGCTTGAGGAACTCGGTATGCCTGATGTAATAAAACTTTTCTGTAATTATGAAAAGGGGCTTATTCTTGTAACTGGACCCACCGGGAGCGGAAAATCTACAACACTTGCAGCCCTTATTGATTTCATTAACAGGACTTCTTCGGAACACATTTTAACGCTTGAAGATCCGATAGAATTTGTCCATCAAAATGTCGGATGTCTTGTAAACCAGAGACAGATCGGGGATCATACTAATAGCTTTGCTGCTGCGTTGCGTTCTGCATTAAGAGAGGACCCCGATGTAATACTTGTAGGAGAAATGAGGGATCTTGAGACAATAGCTCTTGCCATTACAGCAGCAGAAACAGGTCATCTCGTGTTTGGGACTTTGCACACCTCAAGTGCTTCAAAGACGGTTGATAGAATTATAGATGCATTCCCTAAGGATCAACAGGAGCAGATAAGAACAATGCTTTCGGAATCGCTTAAGGCGGTTATAGCCCAGCAGTTGATAAAAACGGCAGACGGCAATGGAAGGATTGCGGCAATAGAAATTATGGTTTCTAATCCAGCAGTATCGAATCTTATACGGGAGTCTAAAACATTTCAAATTCCCTCCATTATTCAGACGGGTAAAAAAGACGGTATGCAGCTTATGGATCAATCCATACTCGACTTGCTAAAGATGAAAAAGATAACCCCATTGGATGCCTATGCACATGCGAATAATAAGTCTATTTTTGAACAATACATACCAAAAAGTGCGAATGATAGCTTGACATAA
- a CDS encoding DEAD/DEAH box helicase produces MNFEELGISAQIVKAVYQMGYEEPTPIQKAAIPPALEGKDIIGQAQTGTGKTAAFAIPVLQLCKKGSLTSAIVLEPTRELAIQVSEEFNKIGKFKGLSAIPIYGGQSIEHQLRALKKGVDIVIGTPGRVIDHIHRGTLKLDKVSIAVLDEADEMLDMGFIDDIKSILGKTPEQKQTMLFSATINSNVISLSKKYMHDPVKVMINVADIVVPKIRQIFYEVREDEKLDALSKIMDVEDLYRCLVFCHTKREADKVALKLKDMGYNAGAIHGDYSQSQRNTVMRHFKEGSIDILVATDVAARGLDIQDVTHVINYSIPQDPESYIHRIGRTGRAGKTGIAIMFVTPKEYREFRLIEKTAKTKIAREKLPSLKEVMAVKQQSILDNIASAIKQEAYSNFIPAAEKLLEQYDPIECLAAVMSMSFSDRTEHVKENEQGSMTRLFMTIGKKDNMTVKDIVKTFTAEAQVPFNSIGRITMMEAFTFVEVSKDYAEQVIRSIDKIILKGKEVRIEKAREKKHS; encoded by the coding sequence ATGAATTTTGAAGAACTTGGCATATCTGCCCAGATAGTAAAGGCTGTTTACCAGATGGGATATGAAGAACCAACGCCTATACAGAAAGCCGCTATACCGCCTGCGCTTGAGGGTAAGGACATTATAGGTCAGGCACAAACCGGGACCGGCAAGACCGCAGCCTTTGCAATACCAGTGCTTCAGTTATGCAAAAAGGGCAGTCTTACCTCGGCCATAGTTCTTGAGCCTACACGGGAGCTTGCCATACAGGTATCAGAAGAGTTTAACAAAATCGGTAAATTCAAGGGGCTCAGCGCTATCCCGATCTATGGAGGACAGTCCATTGAGCACCAGCTCCGCGCTCTAAAAAAAGGGGTTGACATAGTTATAGGAACACCGGGGCGTGTGATAGATCACATTCATCGGGGTACACTAAAACTTGATAAGGTCAGTATAGCGGTGCTTGATGAGGCTGATGAGATGCTTGATATGGGCTTTATCGATGACATTAAGAGCATACTAGGAAAAACCCCGGAACAAAAACAAACGATGTTGTTTTCAGCAACTATCAACAGTAATGTTATCTCACTTTCTAAAAAGTATATGCACGATCCTGTAAAGGTCATGATAAATGTTGCCGATATCGTTGTCCCAAAGATAAGGCAGATCTTTTATGAGGTACGTGAGGATGAGAAGCTTGATGCACTATCAAAGATCATGGACGTTGAGGACCTTTATAGATGCCTTGTGTTCTGCCACACAAAGAGAGAAGCTGATAAGGTTGCTTTAAAACTTAAAGATATGGGCTACAATGCCGGCGCTATTCATGGAGATTATTCCCAGTCCCAGAGAAACACGGTGATGAGGCATTTTAAAGAAGGTTCCATAGACATCCTCGTTGCAACGGATGTTGCGGCAAGAGGACTGGACATCCAGGATGTAACGCATGTGATCAATTACAGCATACCGCAGGATCCCGAGAGCTATATCCACAGGATAGGCAGAACAGGCAGGGCTGGGAAAACCGGAATAGCAATAATGTTTGTAACCCCCAAGGAATACAGGGAGTTCAGGCTTATAGAGAAGACAGCAAAAACTAAGATAGCAAGAGAAAAGCTGCCGTCCTTAAAAGAGGTGATGGCCGTAAAACAACAATCAATACTTGATAACATCGCTTCTGCAATAAAACAAGAAGCTTACAGCAACTTCATCCCAGCCGCAGAGAAGTTACTTGAACAATATGATCCGATAGAGTGTCTCGCAGCGGTAATGAGTATGTCGTTCAGCGATAGAACGGAACATGTAAAAGAAAACGAGCAGGGCTCAATGACCAGGCTTTTCATGACAATCGGCAAGAAGGATAATATGACAGTAAAAGATATTGTTAAAACCTTTACAGCAGAGGCACAAGTCCCGTTCAACAGTATCGGCAGGATAACCATGATGGAGGCTTTTACATTTGTTGAGGTTTCAAAGGATTATGCAGAGCAGGTTATAAGATCCATTGATAAAATCATCCTGAAAGGCAAAGAGGTACGAATAGAGAAGGCCCGTGAAAAAAAGCATAGCTGA
- a CDS encoding response regulator, translated as MTKILIIDDEVYFANNISKLLNANDRSLEVFAVYSAEEAVEQLEKAQFDIVVTDIKMPKMDGISLVEIIKKKYPQTVVIVMTAYGSKEVMESAFNIGSLLYIEKPFKVEKLENLITLARKKNLNPKV; from the coding sequence ATGACAAAGATATTAATTATCGATGATGAAGTGTATTTTGCAAATAATATATCAAAATTATTAAATGCAAATGACAGGAGTCTTGAAGTGTTTGCCGTTTACAGTGCAGAAGAAGCGGTAGAACAGCTTGAGAAAGCGCAATTTGATATAGTTGTTACGGATATTAAAATGCCGAAGATGGATGGAATATCTCTTGTTGAAATCATAAAGAAGAAGTACCCGCAAACGGTTGTTATTGTGATGACAGCTTATGGCTCAAAAGAGGTTATGGAGAGTGCATTTAATATAGGCTCTTTGTTGTACATAGAAAAACCGTTTAAGGTAGAGAAACTTGAAAATCTGATCACCCTCGCAAGGAAGAAAAATCTTAACCCAAAAGTATAG
- a CDS encoding ATP-binding protein, translated as MIKRIIGKFKLYVSKPWEIFTSLSLKLKLSIAMMMITLLMVGLLSYIHYENENVLINDFKEDTLSLSTAIQIGIQQMTMVTGKTDEARLRSYIKDLNKKGVKEISIINNQNEVIASSNPKHKGQILRIIHPKKEFMITTSLGEENPSKPQKSYNIIVPIIVGNVQLGYAHIVMHLDDIQRILEKTFYERILVAIIILSFGISAIIYLSNRYTKPLYNVIDAAKNISDGNLKTRLAEDRNDEIGVLNKSFNNMIKSLSEKKELEDRLRKSEELSKLGQLSAGLAHEIKNPLNFINLSIDHLKTKAMGLNGKMQEEFVSTVDAIKAELYRLNRLTEQFLNHGKTILINKQPMNLNLLLAQIIELIRSKIESQNITLDLSMPDSIVYADGEVEHLRTAILNIVINAIEAMPDGGKLTVRLSMDSTQCYMGFKDTGSGITEDNLDKVFEPFFTTKETGIGFGLAICKDIITQHNGSISVKSMKDHETEFTVSLPLSKVQFSNAV; from the coding sequence ATGATAAAACGCATCATCGGAAAGTTTAAGTTATACGTATCAAAGCCGTGGGAAATATTTACCAGCCTTTCTTTAAAATTAAAACTCTCTATTGCCATGATGATGATCACTTTGCTTATGGTTGGCCTTCTATCATACATTCATTATGAAAATGAGAATGTGCTTATAAATGATTTTAAGGAAGACACGCTTAGCCTTTCAACAGCCATACAGATCGGCATTCAGCAGATGACAATGGTAACAGGCAAAACGGATGAGGCAAGGTTAAGATCCTATATAAAAGATTTAAACAAAAAAGGCGTAAAAGAGATCTCCATCATAAATAATCAGAACGAGGTCATAGCGAGTTCCAACCCAAAACATAAGGGGCAGATACTCAGAATAATTCACCCCAAAAAAGAATTCATGATAACAACAAGCCTGGGTGAAGAAAACCCATCAAAGCCGCAAAAATCCTACAATATTATAGTCCCGATTATTGTAGGTAATGTACAGCTTGGTTATGCACATATTGTCATGCATCTGGATGATATCCAAAGAATCCTTGAAAAAACATTCTATGAAAGAATACTCGTTGCCATAATAATCCTTAGTTTTGGGATCAGCGCCATTATTTATCTGTCAAACAGATACACAAAACCTTTGTATAATGTCATTGATGCTGCAAAAAACATATCAGATGGAAATCTCAAAACGAGATTGGCGGAAGATAGAAATGACGAAATCGGGGTGCTCAATAAGAGCTTTAACAATATGATAAAGAGCCTGAGCGAAAAAAAGGAACTCGAAGACAGGCTGCGGAAATCGGAAGAACTTTCAAAACTCGGACAGCTTTCTGCAGGACTTGCACATGAGATAAAAAATCCATTAAATTTTATTAATCTTAGCATAGATCACCTTAAAACAAAAGCAATGGGACTGAACGGAAAGATGCAGGAAGAATTTGTAAGTACGGTAGATGCTATCAAAGCAGAGCTTTACCGTTTAAACAGGCTTACAGAGCAGTTTCTTAATCATGGAAAAACAATTCTAATCAATAAACAACCGATGAACCTAAACCTGCTTCTCGCACAGATAATAGAGCTCATAAGAAGCAAAATCGAATCACAAAACATTACACTCGATCTCTCAATGCCCGACAGTATAGTTTATGCAGATGGAGAAGTTGAGCACCTGAGAACGGCAATTCTCAACATCGTAATTAATGCTATAGAAGCCATGCCTGACGGCGGGAAACTTACAGTAAGGCTCTCGATGGATAGTACACAATGTTATATGGGGTTTAAAGATACGGGATCCGGGATAACCGAAGATAACCTTGATAAGGTATTTGAACCATTTTTTACAACAAAAGAAACCGGCATAGGTTTCGGTCTGGCTATATGTAAAGACATTATAACCCAGCACAATGGATCGATCTCTGTAAAGTCTATGAAGGATCATGAAACAGAGTTTACGGTAAGCCTGCCCTTATCAAAAGTACAATTCTCAAATGCGGTATAA
- a CDS encoding sigma-54 dependent transcriptional regulator translates to MRYNIVVVDDDIKQAEIIVKILGDEGYFAKGTNKPHEVLELSKNNSIELVISDQAMPGMDGIKLLEALSTITEPPLVIILTGYGTISKAVEAMKKKAFDYLTKPLDRDRLLMVVKNALELKRLDKENKELRAIIKGDRIDSIIGSSGVIEDVKKIIKKVAPTNSTLLITGESGTGKELVARAVHRLSLRKDATFSAINCAAIPDTLIESELFGYEKGAFTGAVTSKQGIIGATDKGTLFLDEISELSTNMQAKLLRLIQNKEIKPLGSSSIVPVDVRIISATNKPIEQEIKNGRFREDLYYRLNVITIQIPPLRERQTDIPILIEYFLKKYNYAHSKQIKSIDNDAIGLLLKYGWPGNVRQLESVIERAILLTESDVITKNDLPIEIKTAKSTVIDLGMYDFELPNTGINFYELEKTILIKAMKKADGVITKAAGLLGMSYRTLQYRLEKFGINRKPD, encoded by the coding sequence ATGCGGTATAATATTGTAGTCGTAGACGACGATATAAAACAGGCAGAAATCATAGTAAAGATCCTTGGTGATGAAGGTTACTTCGCAAAGGGCACAAACAAACCTCATGAAGTTCTTGAACTTTCAAAAAACAATTCTATTGAACTTGTGATCAGTGATCAGGCAATGCCAGGCATGGACGGGATAAAGCTGTTAGAAGCACTCTCTACAATTACGGAACCACCTCTTGTGATAATCCTTACAGGGTACGGCACAATCTCAAAGGCTGTTGAAGCTATGAAAAAAAAGGCGTTTGACTATCTTACAAAACCGCTTGACAGGGATAGACTGCTAATGGTTGTAAAGAATGCACTTGAGCTTAAAAGGCTTGATAAAGAGAACAAAGAACTGCGGGCAATAATCAAGGGAGACCGGATAGACAGCATAATTGGCAGTTCGGGTGTAATAGAAGATGTAAAGAAGATCATAAAAAAAGTAGCTCCAACAAACTCGACACTTTTAATAACAGGCGAGAGCGGAACCGGTAAAGAACTTGTAGCAAGAGCAGTACATAGACTCAGTCTAAGAAAGGATGCCACGTTCTCAGCAATAAATTGTGCAGCAATACCGGACACGCTTATAGAAAGCGAATTATTTGGATACGAGAAAGGTGCTTTTACAGGTGCCGTAACATCAAAACAAGGCATTATCGGGGCAACAGATAAAGGTACATTGTTTCTCGATGAAATAAGTGAATTAAGTACCAACATGCAGGCAAAGCTCCTGAGGCTGATTCAAAATAAGGAGATCAAACCACTCGGCAGCTCCAGCATAGTCCCGGTTGATGTAAGGATCATCTCTGCAACAAACAAACCCATAGAGCAGGAAATAAAAAACGGGAGATTCAGGGAAGACCTTTATTACAGATTAAATGTTATAACAATACAGATACCTCCATTAAGGGAAAGACAGACAGATATACCAATCCTGATTGAATACTTTTTAAAAAAGTATAATTACGCCCACTCAAAACAGATAAAAAGCATAGATAATGATGCGATTGGCCTTCTTCTTAAATACGGTTGGCCCGGGAATGTAAGACAGCTTGAGTCTGTAATTGAAAGGGCTATATTGCTTACGGAGAGCGATGTGATAACAAAAAATGACCTGCCCATAGAAATAAAAACTGCAAAATCCACAGTAATAGATCTCGGAATGTATGATTTTGAACTCCCAAATACCGGTATCAATTTTTACGAGCTTGAAAAAACAATACTTATAAAGGCAATGAAAAAAGCAGACGGCGTAATTACAAAAGCAGCGGGTTTACTTGGTATGAGCTATAGGACTTTACAGTACAGGCTTGAAAAATTCGGGATAAACAGGAAGCCTGATTAA